The proteins below are encoded in one region of Telopea speciosissima isolate NSW1024214 ecotype Mountain lineage chromosome 10, Tspe_v1, whole genome shotgun sequence:
- the LOC122643394 gene encoding putative UPF0481 protein At3g02645, whose product MNLRYGEDNSKELITKFIQRQTIFPSNPPSHEDSQPLHLLDLLRNELVRAAPSKRPLFSHIWPVSRARDGDTATNTDLEGWDSFRAVTELKASRIVCKRNDSTKPKLLNLVTYETCPDASDDFTVASYICFLDSLIDSAEDVKELRLKGILHNVLGSDQQVADLFNDLTNDLVPDPELYRDVKSGIEKHYNSNVGTWMAEMHQTYFRNPWSVIALVAAALALLLTMVQTYYAIFPSNNNDSSKKH is encoded by the exons ATGAACTTGAGATACGGTGAAGACAATTCAAAAGAATTGATCACCAAATTCATTCAAAGGCAAACAATCTTCCCCAGCAATCCTCCATCACATGAAGACAGtcaaccccttcatctcctcgaCCTACTTCGGAACGAACTAGTCCGTGCTGCACCTTCCAAGAGGCCACTTTTCTCCCACATTTGGCCTGTGTCTCGAGCAAGAGATGGCGACACCGCCACCAACACAGATTTGGAAGGTTGGGATTCATTTCGTGCAGTCACTGAGCTTAAAGCATCGCGTATTGTGTGCAAGAGAA ATGACTCAACCAAGCCCAAGTTGTTAAACTTGGTAACATATGAAACATGTCCTGATGCTTCCGACGACTTCACCGTTGCCTCTTACATCTGTTTCCTGGATTCTCTCATCGATAGCGCAGAGGATGTGAAAGAGCTGAGATTAAAAGGAATACTTCACAATGTACTTGGCAGCGACCAGCAAGTTGCTGATCTCTTTAATGACTTGACAAATGACTTGGTGCCGGACCCTGAGCTTTATCGAGATGTTAAGAGTGGCATTGAAAAGCACTACAACAGCAATGTAGGGACCTGGATGGCTGAAATGCATCAGACATATTTCCGTAACCCATGGTCTGTAATTGCCTTAGTTGCTGCTGCATTGGCTCTCCTGCTTACCATGGTTCAAACGTATTACGCAATCTTCCCTAGCAACAACAATGACAGCTCCAAGAAGCACTAA
- the LOC122643393 gene encoding UPF0481 protein At3g47200-like produces MEEIQQESRGNIKPAIMADGCERTTPINMEISSSQPECLLMVLADSGQQETHQSPRKPRMHKVPAILRDIKKNKEHFDPMVVTFGPYHHGNPKLAMLEKLKITIAKQLVMGRDLKDFYKFDEVAHDARECYDEESIARFSNAEFISMMFLDSCFLLHFIDCLMKNKLEDTKMHNYQIAFVIRDIFLLENQIPFVVLQALMSLNIPGNDGEEVVHKFIKMQSILYYRHSMEKRDHPPHILDLLRNELVGTVLQPKSPQTSGSLYTWYTFRSVTELRAGRIKFNKGNSSSLKDVRFNNLNGDLFLPPIVGDDLTMTMLLNFAAYEACPDFPNDLTVNSYICFMDGLIDDAEDVKELRSKGILLNLVRNDEEVADHFNGLATNLVPNPNEYRDVYCSIEMYYNQWRNVIARTSCMTNLREKYFRNPWTVIALVATALALLLTMVQTYYTVFPRNNNNKDSSKKP; encoded by the coding sequence atggaagaaatccaaCAAGAAAGCAGAGGCAACATCAAACCTGCCATTATGGCTGATGGGTGTGAGAGAACGACTCCTATTAACATGGAGATATCGAGCTCCCAGCCTGAGTGTTTGCTGATGGTATTGGCCGACAGTGGCCAGCAAGAAACACATCAATCTCCGAGAAAGCCCCGAATGCACAAGGTTCCAGCAATTCTGCGTGACatcaagaaaaacaaggaacacTTTGATCCTATGGTGGTCACATTTGGTCCTTATCACCATGGCAACCCGAAGCTTGCAATGTTGGAGAAGCTCAAGATCACAATAGCAAAGCAGTTGGTCATGGGGAGAGACCTTAAAGATTTCTACAAATTCGATGAGGTGGCTCATGATGCGAGGGAGTGTTATGATGAGGAATCAATCGCTCGGTTCAGCAACGCAGAATTCATTAGCATGATGTTCCTGGACAGTTGTTTTCTCCTCCATTTCATTGATTGCCTGATGAAAAACAAGCTcgaggatacaaagatgcataaCTACCAAATAGCTTTTGTAATAAGAGACATATTCTTGTTGGAGAACCAAATCCCCTTTGTAGTTCTCCAGGCATTGATGAGCTTGAACATTCCTGGAAATGACGGAGAAGAGGTGGTCCACAAATTCATCAAGATGCAAAGTATTCTCTATTACCGACATTCCATGGAGAAACGTGATCATCCCCCTCATATCCTTGACCTTCTTCGGAACGAGCTTGTTGGCACAGTACTACAGCCGAAATCTCCACAGACATCAGGCAGCTTGTATACGTGGTATACGTTCCGTTCAGTCACAGAACTTAGGGCTGGGCGGATTAAATTCAATAAAGGGAATAGTTCAAGCTTGAAGGATGTTAGGTTCAACAACTTGAATGGAGATCTGTTCCTTCCTCCAATTGTTGGGGATGACTTAACTATGACTATGCTCTTGAACTTTGCTGCCTATGAAGCATGCCCTGATTTCCCTAATGACTTAACAGTTAACTCTTACATCTGTTTCATGGATGGACTTATTGATGATGCCGAAGATGTGAAAGAGCTGAGATCAAAGGGCATACTCCTTAACTTAGTTAGAAACGACGAAGAGGTGGCTGATCACTTCAATGGTTTGGCTACCAACTTGGTTCCAAATCCAAATGAGTATCGAGATGTTTACTGCAGCATTGAGATGTACTACAACCAATGGCGAAATGTCATTGCAAGGACTTCTTGCATGACTAATTTGCGAGAGAAATATTTCCGTAACCCATGGACTGTCATTGCCTTAGTTGCTACTGCATTGGCTCTCCTGCTTACCATGGTTCAAACATATTACACAGTCTTCCCtcgcaacaacaacaacaaagacaGCTCCAAGAAGCCCTAA
- the LOC122643539 gene encoding pentatricopeptide repeat-containing protein At5g48910-like, whose product MNSVYKLHTRLIKTGLHKDPVSVRQFLLACVPLVPESLPYARSVFDLIPNPDTFSWNTLIRAHSRASPSVALSLFYAMHRNGVSPDHFTFPFVLKACALLQRGQELHALILKLGLYTDIFVMNALIHMFGCCGLVNIALKVFDEIPRRDLVSWSSLITCFANNGFGHEALAVFREMQVTTSITPDEVTMVSLISTVSSLGALELGRWLRVFMYRNGFDLSVLLGTSLIDMFSRCGSIAEARAVFDEMPTRNAYTWTALINGLAVHGQSGEALRMFHEMKKSGLRPDCVTFIGVLLACSHGGLVEYGWQVFASIKNEYDMEPMPEHYGCMVDLLGRAGLLTEAYEFLVKMPIRPNSILWRTLLGACAYHGNLELAKQVKEKISALDPNHDGDYVLLSNIYGCSGRWAEKAGLRNLMKVQMIEKKPGCSLIEVDQMIHEFVAGDNLHSQSKEIREFLFSIIERLRVMGYVPDTSNVLFDIEEEEKEYNLNFHSEKLAVAFGLLNAGGRRTIKVMKNLRICQDCHSFMKLVSNIYDKDIIIRDRNRFHHFSKGICSCKDYW is encoded by the coding sequence ATGAACAGTGTCTACAAGCTCCACACTCGCCTCATAAAAACCGGCCTTCATAAGGACCCTGTCTCTGTCCGTCAGTTCCTCCTTGCCTGCGTCCCACTCGTTCCTGAGAGCTTACCTTACGCACGCTCCGTCTTCGACCTCATCCCAAACCCTGACACCTTCTCATGGAACACCCTCATCAGGGCTCACTCACGAGCTTCTCCCTCGGTAGCCCTCTCCCTCTTCTATGCGATGCACAGGAATGGCGTCTCTCCAGATCACTTCACCTTTCCGTTTGTTCTCAAGGCCTGCGCTCTCCTGCAGAGAGGCCAAGAACTTCATGCTCTCATTTTAAAGCTGGGTCTTTATACAGATATATTTGTGATGAACGCTTTGATTCATATGTTCGGTTGTTGTGGTTTAGTCAATATTGCCTTGAAGGTGTTCGATGAGATTCCCAGAAGAGACTTGGTTTCTTGGTCTTCGCTAATCACTTGTTTTGCGAACAATGGTTTTGGACACGAGGCTTTAGCTGTGTTTCGAGAAATGCAGGTTACCACGAGCATAACACCTGATGAGGTTACGATGGTTAGTCTAATATCCACGGTGTCGAGTTTAGGGGCCTTGGAATTGGGTAGATGGCTTCGTGTTTTTATGTACAGAAATGGATTTGATCTTTCAGTTCTGTTAGGTACCTCGTTAATAGATATGTTCTCTAGATGTGGATCCATTGCGGAGGCACGGGCagtgtttgatgaaatgccaaCAAGAAATGCATACACATGGACTGCGTTGATTAATGGGCTTGCCGTGCATGGGCAGAGTGGAGAAGCGCTGAGAATGTTCCATGAAATGAAGAAGTCAGGGTTACGACCAGATTGTGTCACATTTATTGGAGTTTTACTGGCTTGTAGTCATGGGGGTCTTGTAGAGTATGGTTGGCAGGTTTTTGCAAGCATTAAAAATGAATATGATATGGAGCCGATGCCCGAACACTATGGATGTATGGTTGATCTACTTGGCCGTGCCGGTTTGCTGACTGAAGCTTATGAGTTCCTCGTGAAAATGCCAATTAGGCCAAATTCCATTCTGTGGAGGACTCTACTTGGAGCTTGTGCTTATCATGGTAATCTCGAGTTGGCGAAGCAAGTAAAGGAGAAGATCTCTGCGCTTGATCCTAATCATGATGGTGATTATGTGCTTCTATCAAATATCTATGGTTGTTCTGGTCGATGGGCAGAGAAGGCAGGGCTAAGGAATTTAATGAAAGTGCAAATGATCGAAAAGAAACCTGGCTGTAGTTTGATTGAGGTTGATCAAATGATTCATGAATTTGTTGCAGGGGACAATTTGCACTCCCAATCTAAGGAGATTAGAGAATTCTTATTTTCAATCATAGAAAGATTGAGGGTAATGGGTTATGTCCCTGATACATCTAATGTTTTATTTGacattgaagaagaggagaaagaatacAATCTTAATTTTCATAGTGAAAAACTAGCTGTTGCATTTGGGCTCCTTAATGCTGGTGGTAGAAGGACAATAAAGGTCATGAAGAATCTTCGGATTTGTCAAGATTGTCATTCGTTCATGAAGCTTGTCTCAAACATTTATGACAAAGATATAATTATCAGGGACCGAAACCGCTTCCATCATTTCAGTAAGGGAATCTGCTCTTGTAAGGATTACTGGTGA